TCTGCGTCTTATAAAAAACCAGCAGCAGCTTCCTCAAAATTTGCTTCCCCAAGCCCTTATAAGTATCTTATACAAATCGCTGCATCCAGGCATCCTCTGCCAAATAATGACTCGCGGCTTTCAAAAGTTGATAAAAACCTCACGAGTCGAAAAGGCTCCGATGGGTGGCACAGGTATTTTGCGGGAGCTTATAAATACCTGCGTCCTGCAAAAGAACGTTTAGCAGAATTAAAAGCAAAAGGCGTAACAGATGCATGGCTGAACATCTATCATGGAGGTATCAGTGGTTACGGAAACAGTAGTGGAATCGTTTACAAAATTCAAATTGGCGCTTACAAGTTTCCTATACCCGAAAGCAATCTCAATCTTTTAGGACTTGACGGCATCACAAGCCGAAAAGACCCCGATGGATACTATAGATATTTTGCCGGCACTTACTTAAACCGCAGAGCTGCCAAAGCACGCCTGAAAGAAGTAATGGCTAAAGGCGTGACCGATGCGTGGATAGCTAAATATTAAAGCGCAAAGCGCCCTATTAAATGGAAGAGATTTAACGGGGTAAACAATGAAAATAAAAGTAAATCCAAAGACAAAGAAAATATCTACCAATTTTATTTTTTTGACACGTTCACTTCGTTCAGTGCATGCTTTTTAGAGTGGATTCAATAAAAAAAGCTATAAATCTTTTTCGTAATATGGGTGCGAGATACATTGTGTTTCGCACTTTTTATGAAATAAGAAAAAAAACAGGCCTGCTAAAAAGGAAATATCCTGTCTCATACAAAATACAACGGTTCATTTCACTCACAAACTGGAAAAGAAACCTGGAGCAATGTAGAGACGTTGCATACAACGTCTCTACATTGCCGGCAAATTTCTTTTTCAACTCCCGGGATGATCTATCAGGATATTCCCTTGACCAGAAAGAAATAGCTGATCTAAAATCAGAATTTCAGCATATAAAAGAAGGAAAGATCAAATTTTTTGATGCTTTTCATGTGGATTTAGCAAATTATGATTGGGTCACAAATCCTGACAGTGGTTATAAATATGTAGTGCACCAACACTGGACAAAGATCAATGAGTTTGTCCCTGAAAATGGCGATATAAAATATGTTTGGGAAAAATCACGCTTTTGCTACCTTAACACCATTATCCGTTATGATCGCCATTGCAAAGATGATCAGGCAAAATTTGTTTTTGAAGAAATTTTATCATGGATTGAAGCTAATCCTCTTAACTGCGGCCCTAATTATACATCAAGCCAGGAGATTGCGATACGGGTATTGAACTGGATCTTTGCGCTTTATTATTACAAACATTCAGCGTTTTTAACCAATGAAATATTTCAAAAAGTAATAAACTCAATCTACTGGCAAACCAGGCATGTCGAAAAAAATATTAATTTTTCCAGGATTGCCGTAAGAAACAATCACACTATTACAGAAAGCCTGCTTTTATATGTAGTTGGATTACTCTTTCCTTTTCTCCCCAACAGTCAAAAATTTAAGAAAAAAGGCAAACGATACCTTGAGGAAGAAGGTTGCCAAATCTATCAAGACGGTTC
The window above is part of the Cytophagales bacterium genome. Proteins encoded here:
- a CDS encoding heparinase; amino-acid sequence: MLFRVDSIKKAINLFRNMGARYIVFRTFYEIRKKTGLLKRKYPVSYKIQRFISLTNWKRNLEQCRDVAYNVSTLPANFFFNSRDDLSGYSLDQKEIADLKSEFQHIKEGKIKFFDAFHVDLANYDWVTNPDSGYKYVVHQHWTKINEFVPENGDIKYVWEKSRFCYLNTIIRYDRHCKDDQAKFVFEEILSWIEANPLNCGPNYTSSQEIAIRVLNWIFALYYYKHSAFLTNEIFQKVINSIYWQTRHVEKNINFSRIAVRNNHTITESLLLYVVGLLFPFLPNSQKFKKKGKRYLEEEGCQIYQDGSYLQFSFNYHRVVIQLYTWAFYLARANNEKFSDQLHDRLKKSLDLLCQHQDTITGMLPNYGANDGSLFFKLNSCDYRDFRPQLNALHYYFTGSMLYSPGLWDEDIFWYTQPP